The genomic segment TAGCACCTGGGACAGGGCCTTGGAGAAGCCCCTGCACTCAGGGCCTCTGTCCCCACTTTTCCAGGTTCACATGGACAGACTACTAACAAAACGCACCTGGAACGATGAGTTCTGGCAGAACCCCTTCGACCAGGGGGGCCTGGTAGTGATCTGCTTGTTCATCATTACGGTCCTGTTTCTCATCTTGTTTGCTATTGTGTTTGGTTCACTCCCCGCACTCGATAGGGTCAACGAGTGTGAAGAGTCGTGACCTGACTTTCTGTGGGCCAAGAAGGGGGCCACTGTTATACACTCTCAAAACGCCATGTACCTTTTCTCCAAAGCCCTTCTAACAGTCTGGAATTATACATTTTTCATGTGATTATCTGATAAGTGCCTGTCTTCCCCACTGGTCCAAGCAACAAAAAGCAGGGGCTGGGTCTCTTTCTGTTCCCAATTGTACCCCCTTTTCTGATGTGCCCTCGCACAGAGTCAGTATCAATCAATATTTgctggttgaataaatgaatgaatgaacgaatgagcaaatgaatggataaacagaggGATGCTGGGCCATTGGCTCCCCCAGCCTGGAGACCCCAGGAGTTGACAGAGCCCAGTACAATCTAGGCCTAAACCAAAGCTGTTTTTCCCATCTCAGGGTCCAGA from the Delphinus delphis chromosome 19, mDelDel1.2, whole genome shotgun sequence genome contains:
- the ERLN gene encoding small integral membrane protein 6, whose translation is MDRLLTKRTWNDEFWQNPFDQGGLVVICLFIITVLFLILFAIVFGSLPALDRVNECEES